One genomic region from Paraburkholderia azotifigens encodes:
- a CDS encoding alpha-2-macroglobulin family protein, which produces MKPGAQSMQSGTINRQRKWAAAAAAMLGLFIALITLTWRADAARITQVSPQGKVAQVRQVVVKFDESMVAFGAPDLPAPARIKCNDASASAGQPRWIDDKTWAWDFSADLPPGVACSVDLNDGLKSSAGHALTGPRHYAFETGGPFVLNVQPYGGEIEENQAFVVRLNGPATDASVLQHVWCESSGLGNRIPVKNVDAATRTELLKRFRLQKEAARVLTLQCQQALPSGAKAQLVYGKGVASPGGIANDVERRFDFTVREPFAASFSCERENAKAPCTPLRPLRVQFNAPILRTDAGQIRLKGPNGEIKPAFSPDDKDPQTTTIEFAAPLPERADLSIELPANLKDVSGRALTNADLFPLKTTTAPLPPLAKFSSGTFGIVERFAERDMPALVPVTLRNVEADLHIAGLNAGNAQFTKLRVDADSDIRRWMRNVDRFDGFMMDRQSINQQMPQLLAHNPHPVIVPRRSEGADPAEDGKNPLIDVRSLSLLAGQKNVETLALPKADPKALRPFEVVGVPVTKPGFYVIELASPALGASLLGKQAPMYVRTAVLVTNLGVHFKQGRENSVVWVTTLDKGQPVPDADVHVSDCNGDELASGKTDAHGVLTINQSLTSRNECKDDSFEGFFVSARIDDPATGHDMAFVRSDWNRGIEAWRFNVPTDTGIEQSVRAHTVFDRTLLRAGETVSMKHMIRVETMHGFAFPKTYPTRLTIRHLGSGQTWHMPLKWAADHTADSTFAIPAAAKLGEYSVLLDDGDVNAASNDTPNTEGDDNEDSSADSARHSYSSGSFRVEEFRLPVFKGTIAVRDEKNRPLVAASEAPVTLQIDYMSGGGASGLPVQVSALMKSATPAFASTYPEFSFAPYRKRNEANTSSSDNEESEQSDDDTSRLIADKEPLTLDRNGAGSLTLKSVPQVDAPKRLALEATFADPNGEVQTISGSATLWPAAVVAGVKSGQWVSVGNTVPVKALAVDLQGKPRAGVPLEVRGIARITITSRKRMVGGFYAYDNHTETKDLGTLCSGKSDDHGLMNCDAKLKEAGNVDLVVTAKDGDGHAATAATSVWVTREEDLWFGGENTDRIDVLPEKSAYEPGETARFQVRMPFRFATALVAVEREGIVETHVVKLDGKDPTVELKVNEAWGPNVYVSVLALRGRIHDVPWYSFFTWGWKAPLEWARAFWYEGRYYEAPTPLVDLSKPAFRYGLAEIKVGTAAHKLAVTVTPDAKSYTVRGKSHVKLRVQMPGGKPAPAGTQIAVAAVDEALLELMPNNSWDVLDAMLQRRAYGVETATAQMEIVGRRHFGRKAVPAGGGGGHSSTRELFDTLLLWNPRVTLDANGEATVDVPLNDALTSFRIVAIAAVGDGTFGTGSTSIRSTQDLQLISGLPPLVREGDQFRAQFTVRNTTARAMKVVVTPNVPGLSLQAQTVDVAADSAREVAWTVSPPDGLSEASPAALTWKISATEQGASHATDALKITQRVMAAIPITVQQATLTQVDGSFSLPVAAPPDATATQAGALRGGIAVSLQSKLSDGMPGVRRWFERYPYSCLEQQTSVALGLRDPTRWQGVLARMPVYLDKDGLANYFPPGDDSGNTGSTALTAYLLSVTDEAAKLDPRFALPDDLRAKLEGGLINFVEGRLERKVWAPRKDLDLRKLAALEALSRHGAARASMLGSIEIAPNQWPTSAVLDYYAVLSRVKDIAQRDEKLAQAEQIIRSRLTYQGTRLTFSTADNDDLWWLMSGTETNAARTALTFVDAPGWKDEMPRLVAGMLALQKNGAWQTTTANLWGSIAVQRFSQVFESTPVTGQTKLQLGSTDKTISWSQPASAAANHASATAVTKTSDMRSQLLPWPPETRSAPSLSTTLTLTHDGTGKPWATIESLAAVALKAPFAAGYRITKTVTPVDPAVKGVNTRGDILRVHLDIVAQTDMTWLVVNDPVPAGATILGSGLGRDSEAATQGEKSKGEAWPAFVERGFDGYRAYYDYVPKGTFSIEYTVRLNNVGTFGLPPTRVEALYAPSTFGVLPNAPVVVKPAAAAAGK; this is translated from the coding sequence ATGAAACCGGGAGCGCAGTCGATGCAAAGCGGCACCATCAATCGTCAACGGAAATGGGCCGCAGCAGCGGCTGCGATGCTCGGCCTTTTCATCGCGCTCATCACGCTCACGTGGCGCGCCGATGCAGCACGCATCACGCAGGTTTCGCCGCAGGGCAAGGTCGCGCAAGTCAGACAGGTCGTCGTCAAGTTCGACGAGTCGATGGTCGCGTTCGGCGCGCCCGATCTGCCCGCGCCCGCGCGCATCAAGTGCAACGACGCGTCCGCCAGCGCCGGCCAGCCACGCTGGATCGACGACAAGACCTGGGCGTGGGACTTCAGCGCGGATCTGCCGCCCGGCGTCGCCTGTTCCGTCGATCTGAACGACGGACTGAAATCGTCGGCGGGCCATGCGTTGACGGGCCCGCGTCACTACGCGTTCGAAACGGGCGGCCCGTTCGTGTTGAACGTTCAGCCCTACGGCGGCGAAATCGAGGAAAACCAGGCGTTCGTCGTGCGGCTGAACGGTCCCGCGACGGATGCGTCCGTGCTTCAGCACGTGTGGTGCGAATCGAGCGGGCTCGGCAACCGGATTCCCGTGAAGAACGTCGATGCCGCGACCCGCACCGAGCTCCTCAAGCGCTTCCGTCTGCAAAAGGAAGCGGCGCGCGTGCTGACGCTGCAATGCCAGCAGGCGTTGCCGTCGGGCGCCAAGGCGCAGCTCGTGTATGGCAAGGGCGTCGCAAGTCCGGGCGGCATCGCCAACGACGTCGAGCGGCGCTTCGACTTCACCGTGCGCGAACCGTTCGCCGCGAGCTTCAGCTGCGAGCGCGAGAACGCGAAGGCGCCGTGTACGCCGCTGCGGCCGCTGCGCGTGCAGTTCAACGCCCCCATCCTGCGCACCGATGCCGGGCAGATCCGGCTCAAGGGGCCGAACGGCGAGATCAAGCCCGCCTTTTCCCCAGACGACAAGGATCCGCAAACCACGACGATCGAATTCGCCGCGCCGCTGCCCGAGCGCGCCGACCTGAGCATCGAGCTGCCCGCGAATCTCAAGGACGTCAGCGGCCGTGCACTGACCAATGCGGACCTGTTCCCGCTCAAGACGACGACAGCGCCGCTGCCGCCGCTCGCGAAGTTTTCGTCGGGCACGTTCGGCATCGTCGAGCGTTTCGCGGAACGGGACATGCCCGCGCTCGTGCCCGTCACCTTGCGCAACGTGGAAGCCGATCTGCATATCGCCGGGCTCAACGCGGGCAACGCGCAGTTCACGAAGCTGCGCGTCGACGCCGACAGCGACATCCGCCGCTGGATGCGCAACGTCGATCGCTTCGACGGCTTCATGATGGATCGCCAGTCGATCAACCAGCAGATGCCGCAACTGCTCGCGCACAATCCGCATCCCGTCATCGTGCCGCGCAGGAGTGAAGGCGCGGACCCGGCCGAAGACGGCAAGAATCCGTTGATCGACGTGCGCTCGCTGTCGCTGCTTGCCGGTCAAAAGAATGTCGAGACGCTCGCGCTGCCCAAAGCCGATCCGAAAGCGTTGCGGCCGTTCGAAGTGGTTGGCGTGCCCGTCACGAAACCCGGCTTCTATGTGATCGAACTCGCGTCGCCCGCGCTCGGCGCGTCGCTGCTCGGCAAGCAGGCGCCCATGTACGTGCGCACGGCCGTGCTCGTCACGAACCTCGGCGTGCATTTCAAGCAGGGGCGCGAGAACAGCGTCGTCTGGGTCACGACGCTCGACAAGGGCCAGCCCGTGCCGGACGCCGACGTGCACGTGAGCGACTGCAACGGCGACGAACTCGCGTCGGGCAAGACGGACGCGCACGGCGTGCTGACGATCAACCAGTCGCTGACGTCGCGCAACGAATGCAAGGACGACAGCTTCGAGGGCTTCTTCGTATCGGCGCGCATCGACGATCCGGCGACGGGCCATGACATGGCGTTCGTGCGCTCCGACTGGAATCGCGGCATCGAAGCGTGGCGCTTCAACGTGCCGACGGATACGGGCATCGAGCAAAGCGTGCGCGCGCATACCGTGTTCGACCGGACACTGCTGCGCGCGGGCGAGACAGTATCGATGAAGCACATGATCCGCGTCGAGACGATGCACGGCTTCGCGTTTCCGAAGACTTATCCGACGCGCCTGACTATCCGTCATCTCGGCAGCGGACAGACGTGGCACATGCCTTTGAAGTGGGCCGCCGATCACACGGCCGATTCGACCTTTGCCATTCCGGCTGCGGCGAAGCTCGGCGAATACAGCGTGTTGCTGGATGACGGCGACGTGAATGCGGCATCGAACGACACGCCAAATACCGAAGGCGACGACAACGAAGACAGCTCCGCCGATTCCGCGCGCCACAGCTATTCGTCCGGCAGCTTCCGTGTCGAGGAATTCCGTCTGCCCGTGTTCAAAGGCACGATCGCCGTGCGCGACGAGAAGAATCGTCCCCTCGTCGCCGCAAGCGAAGCACCCGTTACGCTGCAGATCGACTACATGTCGGGCGGCGGCGCGTCGGGCCTGCCCGTGCAGGTGTCGGCGCTGATGAAGAGCGCGACGCCCGCTTTCGCCAGCACGTATCCGGAGTTCAGCTTCGCGCCATACAGGAAGCGCAACGAAGCGAATACGTCGTCTTCGGACAATGAAGAAAGCGAGCAGTCCGACGACGACACGTCCAGGCTGATCGCTGACAAGGAACCCTTGACGCTCGACCGCAACGGCGCGGGCAGTCTCACCTTGAAGAGCGTGCCGCAAGTCGATGCGCCGAAGCGTCTCGCGCTCGAAGCCACCTTTGCCGATCCGAACGGCGAAGTGCAGACGATCAGCGGCAGCGCGACGCTCTGGCCCGCCGCCGTCGTCGCAGGCGTGAAGTCGGGGCAATGGGTGTCGGTGGGCAACACGGTGCCCGTGAAAGCGCTCGCCGTCGATCTGCAAGGCAAGCCGCGCGCAGGCGTGCCGCTCGAAGTGCGCGGCATCGCGCGCATCACGATCACGTCGAGAAAGCGCATGGTCGGCGGCTTCTATGCGTACGACAACCACACGGAAACCAAAGATCTCGGCACGCTGTGCAGCGGCAAGAGCGACGACCACGGCCTGATGAACTGCGACGCGAAGCTCAAGGAAGCCGGCAATGTCGATCTCGTCGTCACGGCGAAGGACGGCGACGGCCACGCGGCGACGGCCGCGACTTCCGTCTGGGTCACGCGCGAAGAAGACTTGTGGTTCGGCGGCGAGAACACCGACCGCATCGACGTGCTGCCCGAAAAGAGCGCCTACGAGCCGGGCGAAACGGCCCGCTTCCAGGTGCGCATGCCCTTCCGCTTCGCGACGGCGCTCGTGGCCGTCGAGCGCGAAGGTATCGTCGAGACGCATGTCGTGAAGCTGGACGGCAAGGATCCGACCGTCGAACTGAAGGTGAACGAAGCCTGGGGGCCGAACGTGTACGTGTCGGTGCTCGCGCTGCGCGGACGCATCCACGACGTGCCGTGGTACTCGTTCTTCACGTGGGGCTGGAAGGCGCCCCTCGAATGGGCGCGTGCGTTCTGGTACGAAGGCCGCTACTACGAGGCGCCGACCCCGCTCGTCGATCTGTCGAAGCCCGCGTTCCGCTACGGTCTCGCTGAAATCAAGGTGGGCACGGCGGCACACAAGCTCGCCGTCACGGTGACGCCGGACGCGAAGTCCTATACGGTGCGCGGCAAGTCGCATGTGAAGCTGCGCGTGCAGATGCCGGGCGGGAAGCCCGCGCCCGCGGGCACGCAGATCGCCGTCGCCGCTGTCGACGAAGCCTTGCTCGAACTGATGCCGAACAACAGCTGGGACGTGCTCGACGCGATGCTGCAACGGCGCGCGTACGGCGTCGAAACGGCGACCGCGCAGATGGAGATCGTCGGGCGCCGCCACTTCGGGCGCAAGGCCGTGCCTGCGGGCGGCGGCGGCGGGCACAGTTCGACGCGCGAGCTGTTCGACACGCTCCTGCTGTGGAATCCGCGCGTGACGCTCGACGCGAATGGCGAAGCGACCGTCGATGTGCCGCTCAACGATGCGCTGACGAGCTTTCGCATCGTCGCAATCGCGGCCGTCGGCGACGGCACGTTCGGCACGGGCAGCACGTCGATCCGCAGCACGCAGGACCTGCAACTGATCTCCGGCTTGCCGCCCCTCGTGCGCGAAGGCGACCAGTTCCGCGCGCAGTTCACGGTGCGCAACACCACGGCGCGGGCGATGAAAGTCGTTGTCACGCCGAACGTGCCGGGTCTGTCGCTGCAGGCGCAAACGGTCGACGTCGCTGCCGATTCCGCGCGCGAAGTCGCATGGACGGTGTCGCCGCCCGATGGACTTTCCGAAGCCTCGCCCGCCGCGCTCACCTGGAAGATCAGCGCGACGGAGCAAGGCGCGTCGCACGCGACAGACGCGTTGAAGATCACGCAGCGCGTGATGGCCGCCATACCCATCACCGTGCAGCAGGCGACGCTCACACAGGTCGACGGCTCGTTCTCGCTGCCCGTCGCCGCGCCGCCGGATGCCACCGCGACGCAAGCGGGCGCGCTGCGCGGCGGCATCGCCGTGTCGCTGCAATCGAAGCTGTCGGACGGCATGCCGGGCGTGCGCCGCTGGTTCGAGCGCTATCCGTACAGCTGTCTCGAACAGCAGACCTCGGTGGCCCTCGGCCTGCGCGATCCGACGCGCTGGCAAGGCGTGCTCGCGCGCATGCCCGTCTATCTCGACAAGGACGGTCTCGCGAACTACTTCCCGCCTGGCGACGACAGCGGCAACACGGGCAGCACGGCATTGACGGCGTATCTGCTGTCCGTCACCGACGAAGCCGCGAAGCTCGATCCGCGCTTCGCGCTGCCCGACGATCTTCGCGCGAAGCTCGAAGGCGGCCTGATCAACTTCGTCGAAGGACGGCTGGAACGCAAGGTCTGGGCGCCGCGCAAGGATCTCGATCTGCGCAAGCTCGCCGCGCTCGAAGCGCTGTCGAGGCATGGCGCCGCGCGCGCCAGCATGCTGGGTTCGATCGAGATTGCGCCGAACCAGTGGCCGACGTCGGCGGTGCTCGACTACTACGCGGTGCTGTCGCGTGTGAAGGACATCGCGCAACGCGATGAAAAGCTCGCCCAGGCCGAGCAAATTATCCGCTCGCGGCTCACGTATCAGGGCACCCGCCTCACCTTCTCGACGGCCGACAACGACGATCTGTGGTGGCTGATGTCGGGCACGGAAACGAACGCGGCCCGCACGGCGCTCACGTTCGTCGATGCGCCCGGCTGGAAGGACGAGATGCCGCGTCTCGTCGCGGGGATGCTCGCGTTGCAGAAGAACGGCGCGTGGCAGACGACGACGGCCAACCTGTGGGGCTCGATTGCCGTGCAGCGCTTCTCGCAGGTGTTCGAGAGCACGCCCGTAACGGGTCAGACGAAGCTGCAGCTCGGCTCGACGGACAAGACCATTTCGTGGAGCCAGCCTGCTTCCGCCGCCGCGAACCATGCGTCCGCCACGGCTGTCACGAAGACCTCCGATATGCGCAGCCAGTTGCTGCCGTGGCCGCCCGAGACGCGCAGCGCGCCGTCCCTCTCGACCACGCTGACGCTGACGCACGACGGCACGGGCAAGCCGTGGGCGACGATCGAAAGTCTCGCGGCCGTCGCGCTGAAAGCGCCATTCGCGGCCGGCTACCGGATCACGAAGACCGTCACGCCCGTCGATCCCGCCGTCAAGGGCGTGAATACGCGCGGCGACATCCTGCGCGTGCATCTGGACATCGTGGCGCAAACGGACATGACCTGGCTCGTCGTCAACGATCCCGTACCGGCGGGCGCGACGATCCTCGGTTCGGGCCTCGGCCGCGATTCCGAAGCGGCGACGCAAGGCGAGAAGTCGAAGGGCGAAGCGTGGCCGGCGTTCGTCGAGCGCGGCTTCGACGGCTATCGCGCGTACTACGATTACGTGCCGAAGGGCACCTTCTCGATCGAGTACACGGTGCGGCTGAACAACGTCGGCACGTTCGGCCTGCCGCCGACGCGCGTCGAAGCGCTCTACGCGCCGTCGACGTTCGGCGTGCTGCCGAACGCGCCCGTCGTCGTCAAACCGGCCGCGGCCGCTGCTGGCAAGTAA
- a CDS encoding MerR family transcriptional regulator encodes MSKPLTIGQVAASSGVSTHTLRYYEQAGLLRPVGRTDSGHRLYSPADLDWLQFVMRLKATGMSIAGMQAFAALRAEGDATFGARRAMLEAHRDGVLARIAGLQTSLAAITDKIAYYEAAEREVASTGHIHNSFVKDSP; translated from the coding sequence ATGTCGAAACCTCTCACCATCGGTCAGGTCGCCGCGTCGAGCGGCGTCTCCACGCATACGCTGCGCTACTACGAGCAGGCCGGGTTGCTGCGGCCCGTCGGGCGCACGGATTCGGGACATCGTCTGTACTCGCCCGCCGATCTCGACTGGCTGCAGTTCGTCATGCGCCTGAAAGCGACGGGCATGTCCATCGCGGGCATGCAGGCGTTCGCGGCGTTGCGCGCCGAAGGCGACGCGACGTTCGGCGCGCGGCGGGCGATGCTCGAGGCGCATCGCGATGGCGTGCTCGCACGCATCGCCGGTTTGCAGACCAGTCTCGCCGCGATCACCGACAAGATCGCCTACTACGAGGCGGCCGAACGTGAGGTGGCATCGACAGGGCATATCCACAACTCATTCGTAAAGGACTCGCCATGA
- a CDS encoding carboxymuconolactone decarboxylase family protein, with amino-acid sequence MNHAHDDRYARGWAKLKEIDGTAGEKVIASLAPIAPDFARLLIEFPFGDVYSRPQLDLRAREIATIAALAALGNAQPQLKVHIEAALNVGCTRDEIVEVFMQMAVYAGFPAALNALFAAREVFVRRDEEEMQAAA; translated from the coding sequence ATGAATCACGCACACGACGATCGCTACGCACGCGGCTGGGCAAAGTTGAAGGAAATCGACGGCACGGCAGGGGAGAAGGTGATCGCGTCGCTGGCGCCCATCGCGCCGGATTTCGCGCGGCTCCTGATCGAATTCCCGTTCGGCGATGTGTACAGCCGCCCGCAACTGGATCTGCGGGCACGCGAAATCGCGACGATCGCGGCGCTGGCGGCGCTCGGCAACGCGCAGCCCCAACTCAAGGTGCATATCGAGGCGGCCTTGAATGTCGGATGCACGCGCGACGAAATCGTCGAGGTGTTCATGCAGATGGCCGTGTATGCAGGTTTCCCGGCGGCGCTGAACGCGTTGTTCGCGGCGCGTGAGGTGTTCGTGCGGCGCGATGAGGAGGAGATGCAGGCCGCTGCGTGA
- a CDS encoding MATE family efflux transporter has protein sequence MFADVRKIAGLAWPVLIGQLAIIAFGVMDTAMVGRFSATDLAALGLGASIYISVYIGLTGILTALQPIAGQLYGAARYEEIGEEVRQALWLALALAAIGFLILYFPHPLLQLARAPEALRERTVSYLQILAFGLPASLAFRVYSSLTNAVGQPRLVMILQIGALLLKVPLNLLLIFGAPGVPALGGPGAALASIVINWTLAVVGMLVMTKLDVFRPFAIFRHFCWPAWRRQAAQLKLGVPMGLSYLIEVTSYTFMALFIARFGTTTLAGHQIAGNIGAVLYMTPLSIGIATSTLVAQALGAHRYEAARTLARHGIAMAVAIACCYGVIVLALRPVIIAGYTPNAHVAQAAMPLVLIVVFYHLCDALQITSAFVLRAYRVAVVPTVIYAVALWGVGLGGGYALGFDVGGWVPDPFTGARGFWLANTASLLIAGIGLALYLRRISARSVRPGAVQQADSAA, from the coding sequence ATGTTCGCCGACGTGCGGAAAATCGCCGGGCTCGCGTGGCCCGTGCTGATCGGCCAGCTGGCGATCATCGCGTTCGGCGTGATGGACACGGCGATGGTCGGCCGCTTCTCGGCGACCGATCTTGCGGCGCTCGGGCTCGGCGCGTCGATCTATATCTCGGTGTACATCGGCCTGACGGGCATTCTGACGGCGCTGCAGCCGATCGCCGGTCAGCTGTACGGCGCCGCGCGCTATGAGGAGATCGGCGAGGAAGTACGACAAGCGCTGTGGCTCGCGCTGGCGCTCGCCGCGATCGGCTTTCTGATTCTCTATTTCCCTCACCCGTTGCTGCAACTGGCGCGCGCGCCCGAGGCGTTGCGCGAGCGCACCGTGTCGTATCTGCAGATTCTCGCGTTCGGCCTGCCGGCGAGTCTCGCGTTTCGCGTCTATAGCTCGCTGACGAATGCCGTCGGCCAGCCGCGGCTCGTGATGATTCTGCAGATCGGCGCCTTGCTGCTCAAGGTGCCGCTCAACCTGCTGCTGATTTTCGGCGCGCCCGGCGTGCCGGCGCTTGGCGGTCCGGGCGCGGCGCTCGCGAGCATCGTGATCAACTGGACGCTCGCCGTGGTCGGCATGCTCGTGATGACGAAGCTGGACGTATTCCGGCCGTTCGCGATCTTCCGGCATTTCTGCTGGCCCGCATGGCGGCGGCAGGCGGCCCAGCTGAAGCTCGGCGTGCCGATGGGGTTGTCGTATCTGATCGAAGTCACGTCGTACACGTTCATGGCGCTCTTCATCGCGCGATTCGGCACGACGACGCTCGCCGGCCATCAGATCGCGGGCAACATCGGCGCGGTGCTCTACATGACGCCGCTGTCGATCGGGATCGCCACCTCGACACTCGTCGCGCAGGCGCTCGGCGCGCATCGTTACGAAGCGGCACGCACGCTCGCGAGGCATGGCATCGCGATGGCCGTGGCGATCGCGTGCTGCTACGGCGTGATCGTGCTTGCGCTGCGGCCCGTCATCATCGCGGGCTACACGCCGAACGCGCATGTCGCGCAGGCGGCCATGCCGCTCGTGCTGATCGTCGTGTTCTACCATCTGTGCGATGCGTTGCAGATCACGTCGGCTTTCGTGCTGCGCGCGTATCGCGTGGCCGTCGTGCCGACTGTGATCTATGCCGTCGCTTTGTGGGGCGTGGGGCTCGGCGGCGGCTATGCGCTCGGCTTCGATGTCGGCGGATGGGTGCCCGATCCGTTCACGGGCGCACGCGGGTTCTGGCTCGCGAATACGGCGAGTCTGCTGATTGCGGGCATCGGTCTCGCGTTGTATTTGCGCAGGATCAGCGCGCGATCCGTGCGCCCGGGCGCCGTGCAGCAGGCGGATAGCGCGGCCTGA
- a CDS encoding ArnT family glycosyltransferase, which produces MRSVVRLTASATSALPRWMLLTICVVYASFGLFGRDPWKNEDAAGFGVMWTMANGSLHDWLLPNLVGKYMTSDAPLGYWLGASAIRVLDPLVDASNASRVFTGLLFCAACAFVWYAAYLLGRRPEVQPFKYAFGGEPEPRDYGRTLGDGALLILLATFGLAERGHETTPQIAQFVCIAMLVYGLVRMIDKPVQGALIWGCAIGLVTLTSSPVLVGALLIGTFAMMVIVHDTHWRTLMLAGLPVALALSVVWPLTAIALFPDDAVWFLHQWMRGSLHTFQGPYGSTLKYAVKNLPLFTWPAWPLAIWAWFSWAGLRRAPHVAIPLSVIAPLLILVVLQSQGTNRLYMLLTPALAVIAAFALPTLKRGAINAIDWFAVLSFTVLGTFVWLVWLAGMTGYPHQLARNLSRLAPGFTPQFKILSFVCAVAVTVCWFALVQWRVARHPKVLWRSVVLSSAGTTLMWVLLMTLWLPVVNYSRTYKDVAQQISAHLPSDYNCISPVRLGDAQIATFAYFGDMHFSFDEDCDVILRQDTQDFGEPSAMSNFVWKLVWEGRRVADRDERFRLYVRIDRPQPPVKRRPWRPKKSG; this is translated from the coding sequence ATGAGATCTGTCGTTCGCCTGACTGCCTCCGCCACCAGTGCGCTGCCGCGCTGGATGCTGCTTACCATCTGCGTCGTGTACGCGTCGTTCGGCCTGTTCGGACGCGACCCGTGGAAGAACGAGGACGCAGCCGGCTTCGGCGTCATGTGGACGATGGCCAACGGCTCGCTGCACGACTGGCTGCTGCCGAATCTCGTCGGCAAATACATGACGTCCGACGCGCCGCTCGGCTACTGGCTGGGCGCGAGCGCGATCCGCGTGCTCGACCCGCTCGTCGACGCGAGCAATGCGTCGCGCGTATTCACGGGACTGCTGTTCTGCGCGGCGTGCGCGTTCGTCTGGTACGCAGCCTATCTGCTCGGCCGCCGTCCGGAAGTGCAGCCCTTCAAATACGCATTCGGCGGCGAGCCGGAACCGCGCGACTATGGCCGCACGCTCGGCGACGGCGCGCTGCTGATCCTGCTCGCCACCTTCGGTCTCGCCGAGCGCGGCCACGAAACCACGCCGCAGATCGCGCAATTCGTCTGCATCGCGATGCTCGTGTACGGCCTCGTGCGGATGATCGACAAGCCCGTCCAGGGCGCGCTGATCTGGGGTTGCGCGATCGGCCTCGTGACGTTGACGAGCAGTCCCGTGCTGGTCGGCGCGCTGCTGATCGGCACCTTCGCAATGATGGTGATCGTCCACGACACGCACTGGCGCACGCTGATGCTCGCCGGTTTGCCCGTCGCGCTGGCGCTGTCGGTCGTGTGGCCGCTCACGGCCATCGCGCTGTTCCCGGACGATGCCGTCTGGTTCCTGCATCAATGGATGCGCGGCAGCCTGCACACGTTCCAGGGCCCGTATGGTTCGACGCTGAAATACGCCGTCAAGAACCTGCCCCTCTTCACCTGGCCCGCATGGCCGCTTGCGATCTGGGCATGGTTCAGCTGGGCAGGCCTGCGCCGCGCGCCGCACGTCGCGATTCCGCTGTCGGTGATCGCGCCGCTGCTGATTCTCGTCGTGCTGCAAAGCCAGGGGACGAACCGTCTCTACATGCTGCTGACGCCCGCGCTCGCCGTGATCGCCGCCTTCGCGCTGCCGACGCTCAAGCGCGGCGCGATTAACGCAATCGACTGGTTCGCGGTGCTGAGCTTCACCGTGCTCGGCACGTTCGTGTGGCTGGTGTGGCTCGCGGGCATGACGGGCTATCCGCATCAGCTCGCGCGCAATCTCTCGCGCCTCGCGCCCGGCTTCACGCCGCAGTTCAAGATCCTGTCGTTCGTCTGCGCGGTCGCCGTGACCGTCTGCTGGTTCGCGCTGGTGCAATGGCGCGTGGCGCGGCATCCGAAGGTGCTGTGGCGCAGCGTCGTGCTGTCGAGCGCGGGCACCACGCTGATGTGGGTGCTGCTGATGACGCTGTGGCTGCCCGTCGTCAACTACAGCCGTACGTACAAGGACGTCGCGCAGCAGATCTCCGCTCACCTGCCGTCCGACTACAACTGCATTTCGCCCGTGCGTCTCGGCGACGCGCAGATCGCGACGTTCGCCTATTTCGGCGATATGCATTTTTCGTTCGATGAAGACTGCGACGTGATCCTGCGTCAGGACACGCAGGATTTCGGCGAGCCGAGTGCGATGTCGAACTTCGTGTGGAAGCTTGTCTGGGAAGGCCGCCGCGTCGCCGACCGCGACGAGCGCTTCCGTCTGTACGTGCGCATCGACCGTCCGCAGCCGCCCGTCAAGCGCCGTCCGTGGCGTCCGAAGAAAAGCGGCTGA
- a CDS encoding type B 50S ribosomal protein L31 has product MKEGIHPNYREVLFIDMSNDFKFVTRSTIQTRETAEFNGKEYPLAKIEVSSESHPFYTGQQKIMDTAGRVEKFNKKFGARASGKAVK; this is encoded by the coding sequence ATGAAAGAAGGCATTCACCCGAATTACCGCGAAGTCCTGTTCATCGACATGTCGAACGACTTCAAGTTCGTGACGCGCTCGACCATCCAGACGCGTGAAACGGCCGAATTCAACGGCAAGGAATACCCGCTGGCGAAGATCGAAGTTTCGTCGGAGTCGCATCCGTTCTACACGGGCCAGCAAAAGATCATGGACACGGCAGGCCGCGTCGAGAAGTTCAACAAGAAGTTCGGCGCCCGCGCTTCGGGCAAGGCCGTGAAGTAA